Proteins from a single region of Runella sp. SP2:
- a CDS encoding VCBS repeat-containing protein has product MFLRSLIAICWMLFMVGCQSSETTHSSPTSLFTLLSPKESGLYFINEVNETEKINILTYEYLYNGGGVAIGDINNDGLPDVFLTGNLFGGRLFLNKGNMKFEQISEKANVFYGGFTTGVTMVDVNQDGWLDIYLCRSLDLHPENRANLLLINNRDNTFTERAKEYGLADTGYSNHANFFDYDRDGDLDLFLLNHRVDFESALTLYTATNASGKKTLVTPLSNPATHSKLYRNNGNGSFTDVSAQAGIAKSTFGLSFSVADINIDGWPDIYVANDYGDKDFFYINNQKGGFSDQLNRMFRHISKNAMGNDIADFNNDGLLDLINLDMVAEDNYRQKQLKGNSPYDKYFLAVGLGLHHQVVRNTLQLNNGLNADGLPVFSEIAQLAGVSHTDWSWSPLFADFDNDGWKDLFVTNGYARDVTDLDYFRYRSVEALQKAGNAKNINPLELLKSMTSTPLTNYVFRNTHDLRFENKSAEWGINLPSFSNGAAYADLDADGDLDLVVNNYNSEAFLYQNNSRSHNANHYLQVKLKGTPPNPTGIGAQVTLVTDAGQQTQVVASTRGFLSSTSTPLHFGLGTTTMIKELKVTWPDGTMQSISKPPADQLMVLAQKDTQPAAPRSFSPKFIFKKASLTQLDTYTQLENNYIDFKDEPLLEHLYSNKGPYTAQADVNQDGLEDLFIGGAAGQSGTLFLQQQKGGFKKSVQPAFEKDAEYEDAGALFFDADGDKDLDLWVNSGGYQHEHSSPLYRHRLYLNDGKGQFVLVPQPFASNATCVKAQDLDLDGDQDLFIGGGVTPHSYPLCEKSLLLLNDQGRFRDASHLLPDGGKLGIVNDALWTDLDNDRFPDLVVVGEWMPITVLKNSSRQFLDITSKTQLTQSNGWWNCIEGADFDQDGDIDFVVGNRGENSFFKANPAQPARLYAGDYDQNGRLDAIPCYYFKDGRAYPKHSLDELANQIPLIKKKMTRYATYSNASIEQVIGTKETNATEVRLTHTFSSSYLQNNGNLTFRLTPLPVEAQFSTVQSLLVGDFNADKRADVLLCGNEYGSDIDSGRQDASSGILLLGNGKGHFTPVPAHRSGLYLDGDYRRVIRLKVVENQFFYFFLKNNGRGEIMQ; this is encoded by the coding sequence ATGTTTTTACGCTCCCTTATTGCTATTTGTTGGATGCTGTTTATGGTAGGATGCCAGTCGTCCGAAACGACCCATTCTTCGCCCACCTCCCTTTTCACGCTTTTATCTCCCAAAGAAAGCGGGCTTTATTTTATCAACGAAGTGAATGAGACCGAAAAAATCAATATTCTCACCTATGAGTACCTGTACAATGGCGGAGGGGTAGCCATTGGGGATATCAACAATGATGGTTTACCCGATGTGTTTTTGACGGGAAACCTCTTTGGCGGAAGGCTATTCCTGAATAAAGGAAACATGAAATTTGAACAGATTTCGGAGAAAGCCAACGTCTTTTATGGGGGATTTACGACGGGAGTGACCATGGTTGACGTCAATCAAGATGGTTGGCTCGACATCTATTTGTGTCGCTCGTTAGACTTACACCCTGAAAATAGGGCCAACTTGCTACTCATCAACAATCGCGACAATACCTTTACCGAACGGGCCAAAGAATACGGATTGGCTGACACGGGCTATTCCAATCATGCCAATTTTTTTGACTATGACCGAGACGGCGATTTGGATTTGTTTTTGCTCAATCACCGCGTCGATTTCGAATCGGCCTTGACGCTTTACACCGCTACTAATGCGTCGGGTAAAAAAACGTTGGTGACTCCCCTAAGCAATCCTGCGACCCATAGCAAGCTCTACCGAAACAACGGAAACGGCTCATTTACGGACGTATCAGCCCAAGCGGGGATTGCTAAGAGTACGTTTGGGTTGAGTTTTTCGGTGGCTGATATTAACATCGACGGTTGGCCTGACATCTACGTAGCCAACGACTACGGTGACAAGGATTTCTTCTATATCAACAACCAAAAAGGCGGTTTTTCGGATCAACTCAACCGTATGTTTAGGCACATTAGCAAAAATGCCATGGGAAATGACATCGCTGATTTTAACAACGACGGTTTGCTGGACTTAATTAATCTCGATATGGTAGCCGAAGACAATTACCGCCAAAAGCAACTCAAAGGCAACAGCCCTTACGATAAGTATTTCTTAGCCGTGGGGCTGGGGCTACACCACCAAGTAGTACGCAATACGCTTCAACTAAACAATGGACTCAACGCAGATGGTCTCCCTGTATTCAGTGAAATAGCCCAACTGGCGGGGGTATCGCATACCGATTGGAGTTGGTCGCCGCTTTTTGCGGATTTTGACAACGACGGCTGGAAAGACCTTTTTGTGACCAACGGCTACGCGCGTGACGTCACTGATCTGGACTATTTTCGATACCGTTCGGTGGAAGCCCTGCAAAAAGCGGGAAACGCAAAAAATATCAACCCGTTGGAGTTATTGAAATCGATGACAAGTACGCCCTTAACCAATTATGTATTTCGCAACACCCATGATTTGCGTTTTGAAAATAAGTCAGCGGAGTGGGGAATCAACCTTCCCTCGTTTTCTAACGGCGCCGCTTATGCCGACTTAGATGCCGACGGAGACTTAGATTTAGTGGTAAATAATTACAACAGTGAGGCTTTTTTATACCAAAATAACAGTCGTTCGCACAACGCAAATCACTATTTACAGGTAAAATTGAAAGGTACACCGCCGAATCCAACGGGGATTGGTGCTCAAGTAACGTTAGTCACCGACGCAGGCCAACAAACCCAAGTGGTAGCATCAACTCGCGGATTTCTGTCTTCTACGAGTACGCCCCTTCATTTTGGTTTAGGAACAACTACGATGATAAAAGAACTGAAAGTGACGTGGCCAGATGGGACGATGCAGTCGATTTCAAAACCGCCCGCGGATCAATTGATGGTTCTTGCCCAGAAAGATACCCAACCCGCCGCCCCTCGCAGTTTTTCGCCAAAATTCATTTTTAAAAAAGCATCTTTAACGCAGCTTGACACCTATACGCAGCTCGAAAACAACTATATCGATTTTAAGGATGAGCCCTTGCTGGAACATCTTTATTCCAATAAAGGCCCCTACACGGCACAGGCCGATGTCAACCAAGATGGATTGGAAGATCTCTTTATTGGAGGAGCGGCAGGGCAATCGGGCACGCTTTTTCTACAACAACAAAAGGGTGGTTTTAAAAAATCGGTACAGCCTGCGTTTGAAAAAGATGCGGAATATGAAGACGCGGGAGCACTCTTTTTTGACGCTGATGGGGATAAAGATTTGGATTTATGGGTCAACAGCGGAGGCTATCAACACGAACATTCTTCGCCACTTTACCGCCACCGTCTTTATCTCAACGATGGAAAAGGACAGTTCGTGCTCGTTCCACAGCCGTTTGCTTCCAATGCTACTTGTGTGAAGGCACAAGATTTGGATTTAGACGGCGATCAAGACCTCTTCATTGGCGGGGGAGTTACACCTCATTCGTATCCATTGTGTGAAAAAAGCTTGCTACTTCTCAATGACCAAGGACGGTTTCGAGACGCCTCTCATTTGCTGCCCGATGGTGGCAAATTAGGCATTGTCAACGACGCGCTTTGGACCGATTTAGATAACGACCGTTTTCCTGATTTAGTGGTTGTAGGCGAATGGATGCCCATTACCGTGCTCAAAAATTCGTCGCGTCAATTTTTAGATATTACTTCCAAAACGCAATTGACTCAATCGAATGGTTGGTGGAATTGCATCGAAGGAGCTGATTTTGACCAAGATGGAGACATTGACTTTGTGGTAGGAAATCGAGGAGAAAATTCGTTTTTCAAAGCAAACCCCGCTCAGCCTGCGCGTTTGTACGCGGGAGATTACGACCAAAATGGTCGCTTGGATGCCATTCCGTGCTACTACTTTAAAGATGGGCGCGCGTATCCCAAACACAGCTTGGATGAGTTGGCGAACCAAATTCCGTTGATTAAAAAGAAAATGACTCGGTACGCCACCTATTCCAATGCAAGCATTGAGCAGGTAATTGGCACCAAAGAAACCAATGCTACTGAAGTACGACTCACCCATACTTTTTCTAGTTCTTACCTCCAAAACAATGGAAACCTGACGTTTCGCCTCACTCCTCTTCCCGTTGAAGCGCAATTTTCGACAGTGCAAAGCCTATTGGTGGGTGACTTCAATGCCGACAAACGCGCCGATGTGCTGCTTTGCGGAAATGAGTACGGAAGCGACATTGATTCGGGGCGGCAAGATGCGTCTTCTGGGATACTTTTATTGGGTAACGGAAAAGGACACTTTACGCCCGTTCCTGCCCACCGTTCTGGGTTGTATCTTGATGGAGATTATAGAAGGGTTATTAGGTTGAAAGTAGTAGAAAATCAGTTTTTTTATTTTTTTCTAAAAAACAACGGACGGGGCGAGATAATGCAGTAA
- a CDS encoding tetratricopeptide repeat protein produces MLFRKITLLVILSVSHVALRGQTVEEPRALLQKFYANSNPNARGEALVQLCDLFSAANQIDSIRKYAQWAGPLLPNMTDAPTKAWLEHYVANAIVRTYPDSSLQLNTRSLQYFTKTNDLKGLLKVNHALGIYQSYHGKPAKERAYYYEALKYNELYNKIYEPKRYARFRAAMHNNLSISYAAENDYEKSLESIHEVEKVARESQSDELSYLAAQGYGSIYSKTKQWDKCEFYYREALAYAEKLNRMPYIAVCLNNLGTYYTFTNKYDDAIKMYKRALDIAYQSKDWLGAANRLNNLGSIESVRDKLKAAEQYFLQSIEYADKIKAKKPRLNAMSNLARIYLQLDRIPEAQKMAQEAIVLAEELNDREVLSKLYNTLTKSYEKQNDFAKALVYQRQKAKMQDSILNEKSLAKIQELQVKYDTERKEFEIRELNRLNQIQTLELQERNLWFALLGVTLFAVVVFMAFFARHQILKKQNQVLDINQKLLRTQINPHFFFNVLSSIQTFLLEQKEPVQAISYLSKFAKLMRSVLETSRVEFISVEEEGAMIKNYLDIQKIRFGNQFDYEVMVEDNLRADGMGVPPMLAQPFLENALEHGIRTLNKKGKIEVLFQREAKGIRLIIKDNGIGRQKAAEFTVNAEKQSLATQITQERVAILNKQVRGKIDFNVEDLLDNQEVIGTQVTFHLPLIEV; encoded by the coding sequence ATGCTTTTTCGGAAAATCACCCTACTCGTTATTTTAAGTGTTTCCCATGTTGCCTTACGGGGGCAAACCGTTGAAGAACCCAGAGCGTTACTTCAAAAGTTTTACGCCAATTCCAACCCCAATGCCCGAGGCGAGGCGTTGGTGCAGTTGTGTGACCTGTTTAGTGCAGCCAACCAAATCGACTCGATTCGGAAGTACGCCCAATGGGCTGGGCCGTTGCTTCCCAACATGACAGATGCGCCTACCAAAGCGTGGTTGGAGCACTACGTGGCTAACGCCATCGTACGTACTTATCCCGATAGTTCACTCCAATTAAATACCAGAAGCCTTCAATATTTTACCAAGACTAACGACCTCAAGGGATTGTTGAAAGTCAACCACGCTTTAGGCATTTACCAATCGTACCACGGCAAACCTGCCAAAGAGCGCGCTTATTATTACGAAGCGCTCAAGTACAACGAACTTTACAACAAAATCTATGAACCCAAACGCTACGCTCGTTTTCGAGCTGCGATGCACAATAATCTGTCGATTAGTTACGCCGCTGAAAACGATTATGAGAAATCGCTGGAGTCGATTCATGAAGTGGAAAAGGTGGCAAGAGAGAGCCAATCTGACGAGTTGAGTTATTTGGCTGCCCAAGGATATGGGAGTATTTATAGCAAAACAAAGCAATGGGACAAGTGTGAGTTTTATTACCGAGAGGCGTTGGCGTATGCCGAAAAATTAAATAGGATGCCCTACATTGCTGTGTGCCTGAATAACTTGGGGACGTATTATACTTTCACCAATAAGTACGATGACGCCATTAAAATGTACAAGCGTGCGCTCGATATTGCTTACCAAAGTAAAGATTGGTTAGGGGCTGCCAACCGCCTCAACAACCTGGGGAGCATCGAATCGGTGCGGGATAAGTTGAAAGCAGCGGAGCAGTATTTCCTTCAAAGTATTGAGTATGCCGATAAAATCAAGGCAAAAAAACCGCGTTTGAATGCAATGTCCAATTTGGCGCGTATTTATTTACAGCTGGACCGAATTCCCGAAGCGCAAAAAATGGCCCAAGAAGCCATTGTCTTGGCCGAAGAACTCAATGACCGCGAAGTCCTCAGTAAGTTGTACAATACGTTGACCAAAAGTTACGAAAAGCAGAATGATTTTGCGAAAGCGCTGGTTTATCAGCGGCAAAAAGCCAAAATGCAAGACAGTATTTTGAACGAAAAGAGTTTGGCTAAGATTCAGGAACTGCAAGTAAAGTATGATACAGAACGCAAAGAGTTTGAAATTAGGGAGTTAAATCGCCTTAATCAAATCCAAACCCTGGAGTTACAGGAGCGGAACTTATGGTTTGCACTTTTGGGAGTTACCCTGTTTGCGGTGGTTGTATTCATGGCTTTTTTTGCGCGACATCAGATTTTGAAAAAACAAAACCAAGTCCTCGACATCAACCAAAAGCTGCTGCGTACCCAAATCAACCCTCATTTTTTCTTTAATGTTTTGTCCTCAATTCAAACCTTTTTGCTTGAACAAAAAGAGCCGGTGCAAGCAATTTCGTATTTGTCAAAATTTGCGAAGCTGATGCGTTCAGTACTGGAAACAAGTCGAGTAGAGTTCATTTCGGTAGAAGAAGAGGGGGCGATGATTAAAAATTACCTTGATATTCAAAAGATTCGTTTTGGTAATCAGTTTGACTATGAAGTGATGGTGGAGGATAATCTACGTGCCGACGGAATGGGGGTGCCGCCGATGCTCGCCCAGCCATTTTTGGAAAATGCCCTCGAACATGGTATCCGAACATTGAATAAAAAGGGGAAAATTGAGGTGCTTTTTCAACGCGAAGCCAAAGGAATACGCTTGATTATTAAAGACAACGGCATTGGACGCCAGAAAGCAGCAGAATTTACGGTCAATGCTGAAAAACAGTCGTTGGCGACCCAGATTACGCAGGAACGGGTGGCTATCTTGAACAAACAAGTGCGGGGAAAAATAGATTTTAACGTCGAAGACCTTTTGGATAATCAAGAAGTAATAGGCACCCAAGTAACTTTCCATTTACCCCTAATCGAGGTATGA
- a CDS encoding LytTR family DNA-binding domain-containing protein, producing MKCFLIDDEETHRRGLRQLLTLFFSEIEIVGEASSLSEAREWLNYNETDIVFLDVMLGDGTGLDLLKTMPFRSFQVVLVSAHNEFAVEAFRLSALDYLLKPIDTDELREAIRRAKQQIQLSQTHLQLEILRENLEKLTHQNRKMVLRDADTIYVVTLSEIVYCRAEGSYTIFKLTDEREILVSKNLGEYEKLLESAHFVRSHHSYIVNLNQIKKFDKTDGGQLIMNTGTVVPVAVRRKEGLLKAMSEFLQ from the coding sequence ATGAAATGTTTTCTGATTGACGATGAAGAAACGCATCGGCGAGGGTTGAGGCAACTATTGACGTTGTTTTTTTCCGAAATAGAAATTGTGGGAGAGGCAAGTTCATTGTCGGAGGCCAGAGAATGGCTGAATTACAACGAGACGGACATTGTTTTTTTGGATGTCATGCTGGGTGACGGAACGGGGTTAGACCTCCTAAAAACGATGCCTTTTCGTTCGTTTCAAGTGGTACTCGTGTCGGCACACAATGAATTTGCGGTGGAAGCTTTTCGGCTTTCGGCTTTGGACTATTTGTTAAAACCCATTGATACCGATGAACTTAGAGAGGCTATTCGACGAGCAAAACAGCAAATTCAACTCAGTCAAACGCACCTTCAACTTGAAATTTTACGCGAAAACCTTGAAAAACTAACCCACCAAAATCGAAAGATGGTGCTGCGAGATGCTGATACGATTTACGTCGTGACGCTTTCGGAAATAGTTTATTGCCGCGCGGAAGGTAGTTATACGATTTTCAAACTGACGGACGAGCGCGAGATTTTGGTTTCTAAAAACCTAGGAGAATACGAGAAACTACTTGAAAGCGCGCACTTTGTTCGATCTCACCATTCATACATTGTGAACCTCAATCAAATTAAAAAGTTTGATAAAACGGACGGAGGACAACTCATTATGAATACAGGGACAGTCGTTCCCGTGGCCGTTCGCCGAAAAGAAGGGCTATTAAAAGCCATGAGCGAATTTTTACAATAA